One genomic window of Sphingobacterium oryzagri includes the following:
- a CDS encoding NmrA family NAD(P)-binding protein, whose translation MMENQKNEKVTVLIIGATGRIGSYIVKELDANSEGINVRLSSTKQSVVDAWVQEEREAVVLDLNMPETFPAALHAVQRIFLLTGYTLDMLHQSKALVDAAVDAGVKHIVHLGVFTSRRDLIPHFIWHDMIENYIESSGLFWTHLHPNSIADSTLDVEPSIQQSESFTVYCGNAKQGWVFASDIGAVAAAVLREGPIKHHAANYYLSTEVLTGPEIAETLSKASGKDIRCSVQNPASLKEIISQIPDISQQAYMESAYVFMGLAKEGKMEAQCVVKDDVKTLLGRPGLTIAEWAKQQLS comes from the coding sequence ATGATGGAAAATCAAAAAAATGAAAAAGTGACAGTGTTAATTATCGGTGCTACGGGTCGTATTGGATCGTATATCGTTAAAGAACTTGATGCTAATAGTGAGGGAATAAACGTTCGATTATCCTCTACAAAACAGTCAGTAGTCGATGCCTGGGTACAAGAAGAACGTGAAGCTGTAGTGCTAGATCTTAATATGCCTGAAACTTTTCCCGCTGCTTTACATGCGGTGCAACGTATTTTTTTATTAACAGGCTATACGCTTGACATGCTTCATCAAAGCAAAGCCTTAGTCGATGCAGCTGTAGACGCTGGAGTAAAGCACATCGTGCATTTGGGGGTTTTTACCTCTCGACGAGACTTGATTCCCCATTTTATATGGCATGATATGATTGAAAATTATATTGAATCTAGCGGACTTTTTTGGACACATCTCCATCCGAATTCCATTGCAGACAGCACTTTAGACGTTGAACCGTCCATACAACAATCGGAATCATTTACAGTCTACTGTGGCAATGCCAAACAGGGCTGGGTATTCGCTTCAGATATTGGAGCCGTTGCTGCGGCGGTTTTAAGAGAAGGTCCAATAAAGCATCATGCAGCGAATTATTATTTAAGTACAGAAGTATTAACAGGGCCTGAAATAGCTGAAACACTATCAAAAGCTTCGGGTAAAGATATTCGATGCAGTGTCCAAAATCCGGCGTCTTTAAAAGAAATCATTAGTCAAATTCCTGATATTTCTCAACAAGCCTATATGGAAAGCGCGTACGTATTTATGGGTTTAGCAAAAGAGGGAAAGATGGAGGCTCAATGTGTTGTGAAAGACGACGTCAAAACGCTGTTAGGCCGCCCAGGCTTGACAATCGCTGAATGGGCAAAACAGCAGCTTTCGTAG
- a CDS encoding winged helix-turn-helix transcriptional regulator, which translates to MKFNELSRTAGITPRILSKELHELELNGLVCRTVLETKPVTVEYSLTEYSYTLSGVIISMCKWGEKHREMTINRNRKQ; encoded by the coding sequence ATGAAGTTCAATGAGTTATCGAGAACGGCAGGAATAACTCCAAGAATTTTATCTAAGGAATTGCATGAACTTGAATTAAATGGCTTAGTCTGCCGTACGGTTTTAGAAACTAAGCCCGTCACTGTCGAGTATTCGCTAACAGAATACAGCTATACATTGTCAGGTGTGATTATATCAATGTGCAAGTGGGGTGAAAAGCACAGGGAAATGACGATCAATAGAAATAGAAAGCAGTAA
- a CDS encoding winged helix-turn-helix transcriptional regulator, giving the protein MYERKIPLTIDCGLHLTKEVLNGKWKPALLNAISMEVKRPSAMLRLLPEATRRVLAVQLNEMEAHGLISKKIYPQLPPKVEYSLTNLGWSLMPIIDAMNMWGDQNRSFLEKVIRQDPKIRETSKSACELHRMLHLQKKA; this is encoded by the coding sequence ATGTACGAAAGAAAGATTCCTTTGACCATTGATTGCGGTCTGCACCTCACCAAAGAAGTATTAAACGGAAAATGGAAACCAGCCCTGTTGAATGCCATTTCCATGGAAGTCAAGCGACCGAGTGCGATGCTACGTCTACTGCCGGAGGCTACCCGCCGCGTGCTGGCCGTGCAGTTAAATGAAATGGAAGCGCATGGGCTTATCAGCAAGAAAATCTATCCACAGCTACCTCCTAAAGTCGAATATTCGTTGACCAATCTGGGATGGTCGCTGATGCCCATCATTGATGCTATGAATATGTGGGGCGATCAGAACCGCTCGTTTTTAGAAAAGGTAATTAGGCAAGACCCCAAGATTAGGGAAACCTCCAAATCTGCCTGCGAATTACATCGAATGCTACATCTACAGAAAAAAGCATAA
- a CDS encoding alkene reductase: MNATDPNKQLLLEEYKLGELTLKNRVVMASLTRARANNPGLIPTPLMAEYYAQRASAGLILAEGTWVNAQSIGFINVPGIYTVEQVEGWKLVTSAVHEKGGLIFSQLGHIGGASHPDLLHGELPVGPSAIDLQTQSFTPDGFKASPVPRAMSVAEIKHTIQDYKQAARHARDAGFDGVEIHAQAGMLIPQFLSMAANRRTDLYGGSIEKRARIVFDMLDSIMEVWDSTRVAIKFTPVMLSHVGIVKPDEETIPLFKYILRRLNDYNLAYVHIVGPSEDLSGSPVAELQEDYFAHFRAHYGGRLMANLGFSKTTASEILHKGAADLVSFGEPFIANPDLVERFNYDLPLATADRSTYYSGGEDGYTTYPKVNLPNKIM; encoded by the coding sequence ATGAACGCAACAGATCCAAATAAGCAATTACTCCTGGAAGAATACAAATTGGGAGAGCTAACATTGAAAAATAGGGTAGTAATGGCATCACTGACCCGGGCCCGCGCGAATAACCCTGGATTAATTCCTACACCGTTAATGGCTGAATATTATGCGCAGCGTGCGTCCGCCGGATTGATTTTAGCAGAAGGCACCTGGGTAAATGCGCAATCTATCGGGTTTATAAATGTGCCGGGTATTTACACGGTAGAACAGGTGGAAGGATGGAAATTGGTAACGAGTGCCGTTCATGAAAAAGGCGGACTGATCTTTTCGCAGTTAGGGCATATTGGCGGTGCTTCCCATCCGGACCTGCTCCATGGCGAACTCCCTGTTGGGCCTTCTGCCATTGATTTGCAAACGCAATCTTTTACGCCCGATGGCTTCAAAGCGTCTCCTGTGCCAAGAGCAATGTCTGTAGCAGAGATAAAACATACAATCCAAGATTATAAGCAGGCTGCACGACATGCCAGGGATGCTGGTTTTGATGGCGTGGAGATTCATGCGCAGGCAGGGATGCTTATCCCGCAGTTTTTGAGTATGGCTGCCAACAGGCGCACTGATCTTTACGGCGGAAGCATCGAAAAGCGTGCACGTATTGTGTTTGACATGCTAGACAGCATCATGGAGGTTTGGGATAGCACGCGGGTGGCGATAAAATTTACCCCAGTGATGCTTAGTCATGTCGGAATCGTAAAGCCCGACGAAGAAACCATTCCGTTGTTTAAATATATCTTGCGGAGATTGAACGATTATAATTTGGCCTATGTGCATATCGTTGGTCCTTCGGAAGATCTTAGCGGCTCGCCGGTAGCCGAGCTACAGGAGGACTATTTTGCTCATTTCCGTGCTCATTATGGGGGAAGGTTGATGGCTAATTTGGGATTTTCCAAGACCACGGCTAGCGAGATTTTACATAAGGGGGCGGCGGATCTGGTTTCTTTTGGTGAGCCTTTTATTGCCAATCCGGATTTAGTGGAACGCTTTAACTACGATCTTCCGCTTGCAACAGCTGATCGGAGTACGTATTACAGCGGGGGCGAAGATGGTTATACGACCTATCCGAAAGTAAACCTTCCGAATAAGATAATGTAA
- a CDS encoding Plug domain-containing protein, producing MKDQNDRVIADLIARLPGIQIDDNGAISYNGKRISTVYIDGDNLLDGKYRTATNNVPVDAVEQVQVIERDQPIKALNGYTVASNVALNLKITEHARTVTINTGALGVGNKAYTGELNNLILKKGIKSVNNIKANNIGQNLQAEQAAIGVSYSSSEIGLKTPTPYLTMMSGVTPTLNEKYHLINNDNAGNVNALYKLKSDWTLRLNMAVLELRRKYNYSNSVNYFLPNADTVRYQEIQHTTERLSQWQIGAQIEKNSNSVYLKSNTKLDLPNWYRSGGTNQNNLAFKQIQPTNQLSLSNETNLTKAMGVDQVLQYNSVLQFYKTNENLKISPGIQQEIVNDSIDYMLLDQQVSTKNLFVNQSATYKTKFARFVLSTSLGINYEHNTLLTDLHKTDSLNSSNTVGIDFRNNVVFKNMGLYGKAALIYLFKKGSLSLEASPSYNFINYNAADAEQNTFFRFNPALDYRNRIGKYSELDFRYSQQSIFGEIDDIYTGTILTNYRQFSTNNTPLPQTDLHSIWARFAYRKPISMLFYAVSLNYDRSSQNFINSYIIDAGVTKTIAIDYQNATDKYAFSGNISKYIFWIGANISAGANIGLQKGNSLYNNEIANFHAYHVNISLTARKKIWSKITVSLTGDLGGLTHEQSTSQDLVIRNISKLNKVKAEFQHNLSDQIAYTIVNNFTSYKQASTQPVKNNFLDLNLKYSPIKWKSFFELQCINLINQKLYQHIHADANQLSVFQLPLRSRTLLLKYSFTF from the coding sequence TTGAAGGATCAAAACGACCGAGTAATTGCCGATTTGATAGCCAGACTGCCCGGTATCCAGATAGATGACAATGGTGCCATTAGTTACAATGGCAAACGGATTAGCACGGTATATATTGACGGGGATAATCTTTTGGACGGGAAGTATAGAACTGCCACCAATAACGTGCCCGTCGATGCTGTAGAGCAGGTTCAGGTAATAGAAAGAGATCAACCCATCAAAGCGCTGAATGGTTATACGGTAGCCAGTAATGTTGCGCTAAATCTAAAAATTACCGAACATGCTCGAACAGTTACGATTAACACCGGCGCTCTAGGTGTGGGCAACAAAGCCTATACCGGAGAATTGAATAATCTTATTTTAAAAAAGGGCATTAAGAGTGTAAACAATATAAAAGCAAACAACATAGGTCAGAATCTACAGGCAGAACAAGCCGCTATCGGCGTATCTTACAGCAGCAGTGAAATTGGTTTAAAAACGCCAACACCCTACCTTACGATGATGAGCGGGGTGACGCCCACTTTGAACGAGAAGTACCACCTCATCAATAATGATAACGCCGGGAATGTCAATGCACTTTATAAACTTAAATCTGATTGGACATTACGCTTAAATATGGCTGTTCTGGAGTTAAGACGAAAGTACAATTACAGCAATTCGGTCAATTACTTTTTGCCGAATGCCGATACTGTTCGCTACCAAGAGATACAACATACCACGGAAAGATTAAGCCAATGGCAAATCGGTGCGCAAATCGAAAAAAACAGCAATTCGGTATATTTGAAATCCAACACGAAACTAGATCTTCCGAACTGGTATAGAAGTGGTGGCACCAATCAAAATAACTTAGCATTTAAACAGATACAGCCGACAAATCAACTATCCCTGAGTAATGAAACCAATCTTACCAAGGCAATGGGTGTAGATCAGGTGTTACAGTACAACTCGGTGTTGCAGTTTTATAAAACGAATGAAAATCTTAAGATTTCTCCGGGAATCCAACAGGAAATCGTGAATGACAGCATAGATTATATGCTGCTAGATCAGCAAGTCAGTACAAAAAATCTGTTTGTGAATCAATCTGCTACCTATAAAACGAAATTTGCTCGCTTTGTCCTTTCTACATCGCTGGGCATAAATTACGAACACAATACCCTACTTACGGATTTACACAAAACCGATAGTTTAAACAGTAGCAACACAGTAGGTATAGACTTTAGAAATAATGTAGTATTCAAAAACATGGGCCTTTATGGAAAAGCTGCCCTAATTTACCTATTTAAAAAGGGTTCGTTGAGTTTGGAAGCTTCTCCAAGCTACAATTTTATTAATTACAATGCTGCAGATGCGGAACAAAACACATTTTTTCGGTTCAATCCTGCGTTAGACTACCGTAACAGAATTGGAAAGTATAGTGAACTGGATTTTAGATACAGCCAACAAAGTATCTTCGGGGAAATCGACGATATTTATACGGGAACCATACTAACAAATTACAGACAGTTTAGCACAAACAATACGCCTTTGCCCCAAACAGATCTACACAGTATCTGGGCTAGATTTGCTTATCGTAAACCTATAAGTATGTTGTTTTACGCTGTTTCCTTAAATTACGATAGATCTAGCCAGAACTTTATCAATTCCTATATTATTGACGCTGGTGTAACTAAAACTATTGCTATAGATTATCAAAATGCAACCGACAAATACGCTTTTAGTGGAAATATTTCGAAATATATTTTTTGGATTGGTGCTAATATTTCGGCAGGTGCAAATATAGGGTTGCAGAAAGGAAACAGCCTGTACAACAACGAAATTGCTAATTTCCATGCTTACCATGTAAATATTTCGCTTACCGCTAGAAAAAAAATATGGTCTAAAATAACGGTATCACTTACCGGAGATCTCGGTGGGCTTACACATGAACAAAGCACATCTCAAGATCTGGTGATAAGGAATATATCCAAATTAAACAAAGTAAAAGCCGAGTTTCAGCACAACTTAAGCGATCAAATAGCGTACACAATTGTTAATAATTTTACTTCGTATAAGCAGGCATCGACACAGCCGGTAAAGAATAACTTCTTGGATCTAAATCTAAAATACAGCCCTATCAAGTGGAAAAGCTTTTTTGAGCTTCAGTGCATAAATTTGATCAATCAGAAGCTGTATCAACATATCCATGCAGATGCTAATCAACTGTCGGTATTTCAACTACCTCTCCGATCACGCACACTCTTGTTAAAGTACTCGTTTACTTTTTAA
- a CDS encoding GLPGLI family protein: protein MRNHIKLIAAALLLCSCYAFSYKKTSEPPTGVAYYHFFHIRDTTNIGVLWEEDFVMPFNGKQSVYASATKISQDSIQMAKLEAAMQSGSNTINLGVLRQTTSDKLYLNEEQGALFINKNFNQSNYLIKEALEKINWEIEPETKEILGYTCQKAQGICKGRKYTAWFTTDIPVSFGPWKLHGLPGLILEAYDITHQIKFTCTKVVTHGSVPTSIALELPTDATTTTASAYDKMVKASNDGMSMDMMNAGGVTVDNVVIDRSVPGAKRKKFIVNFPLELTK from the coding sequence ATGCGTAATCACATCAAACTTATTGCAGCTGCACTGTTATTGTGCAGCTGTTATGCTTTTAGCTATAAAAAAACATCCGAGCCTCCTACGGGAGTTGCTTATTACCATTTTTTTCATATCCGAGATACCACTAATATTGGTGTATTATGGGAAGAGGACTTTGTGATGCCTTTTAATGGAAAACAAAGCGTTTATGCCAGTGCGACAAAAATAAGCCAAGACTCCATTCAGATGGCTAAGTTGGAAGCCGCTATGCAATCTGGTAGCAATACCATAAATCTAGGCGTATTACGACAAACGACCAGCGATAAACTTTACCTAAACGAAGAACAAGGCGCATTGTTTATCAACAAGAACTTTAACCAAAGCAACTACCTGATAAAAGAAGCTTTAGAAAAAATAAATTGGGAAATTGAACCGGAAACCAAAGAAATACTGGGTTACACCTGTCAAAAAGCGCAGGGTATCTGCAAAGGCAGAAAATATACCGCCTGGTTCACGACTGATATTCCTGTAAGTTTTGGACCATGGAAATTGCATGGTTTACCGGGTCTAATTTTGGAAGCCTATGATATAACTCATCAAATAAAATTCACGTGTACAAAAGTCGTTACACATGGCAGTGTCCCGACGTCTATAGCATTGGAGTTACCAACAGATGCTACAACAACCACCGCCTCTGCTTATGATAAAATGGTGAAAGCGAGCAATGATGGTATGAGTATGGATATGATGAATGCGGGTGGTGTAACTGTGGATAACGTTGTTATAGACAGAAGCGTACCTGGCGCCAAACGCAAAAAATTCATCGTGAATTTTCCTTTGGAGTTAACCAAATAA
- a CDS encoding tetratricopeptide repeat-containing sensor histidine kinase: MSQIWKNSITALFLLFMLSACTDNNRSSPTVSVSDGQTVSGKDDVAFFISSDTLTLSERKKAIHTADSMLVKSTERASQAMHFFFQAKLKFWGNEPKIGFAMLDSMNVSQQHGDIYFLKQWAILEHQTNRNTVVEASVMKEIQEEMQKAEEAKSRTVHLFYDLAAKAFYQNRNEKTALSYVANYFEYHPYNWHPVVKQRYYDVSFLLASRLGDYSKMQNYNDLARKLALSSKNNNALARTYDNQAQIYAGKRLFRKSLAYSKLYVSILEREHNIHDVAYNNLALGFSNVGQLDSAIVYYKKAIELNKINMPEKPRYILYKGLSEAYFQQGDYRRAYEALDYGNKLELKAIKEIEATNIAEIENKYQAVKKDRNIFELKIKNQQNEDVIRQQKWVLFTGLALAIGVLALLYNLYQQNSLKQKNKLLHSDVNRLKLEHKLLQTQLNPHFVFNAIANLQSLIATGDTTQSVLYLSSFSQLLRSILEQSRRDFIGLDEEIISLENYLHLQQMRYPDLFDYHITTDKEIAIEEVVIPPMLLQPFVENAIEHGFRNLRYKGELHIVFKLGEDSLSITIDDNGNGIIGQKPSNQKKNSLANDIVKERLELLYKLSNQYANFKVTEKKTFGEKGVKVEITIPII, encoded by the coding sequence ATGTCTCAAATCTGGAAAAACAGTATAACTGCATTGTTTCTTTTATTTATGCTGTCTGCATGTACCGATAACAATCGTTCTTCCCCTACGGTATCGGTATCTGATGGGCAAACAGTTTCCGGAAAAGATGATGTTGCCTTTTTTATATCGTCGGATACTTTAACGCTATCCGAAAGAAAAAAGGCGATCCATACAGCTGATAGTATGCTCGTCAAAAGCACAGAAAGGGCATCGCAAGCCATGCATTTTTTCTTTCAGGCCAAACTGAAATTTTGGGGTAATGAGCCGAAAATCGGATTTGCCATGCTGGATAGTATGAACGTTAGCCAGCAGCACGGCGACATCTATTTTCTGAAACAGTGGGCTATACTCGAACATCAAACCAATAGGAATACGGTGGTTGAAGCTTCTGTAATGAAAGAAATACAAGAAGAGATGCAAAAAGCAGAAGAGGCCAAAAGCAGAACTGTACACCTTTTTTACGATTTGGCGGCAAAGGCATTTTACCAAAACAGAAATGAAAAGACCGCTCTTTCATATGTGGCCAACTATTTCGAGTATCACCCCTACAACTGGCATCCGGTTGTCAAACAACGCTATTACGATGTTTCGTTCCTGCTAGCATCCCGGTTGGGCGATTATAGTAAAATGCAAAATTACAATGACCTCGCCCGGAAGTTGGCCTTATCATCTAAGAACAACAACGCCTTGGCCAGAACCTATGACAATCAAGCCCAAATATACGCAGGTAAGAGGTTGTTTCGAAAAAGCTTAGCATACAGCAAATTGTATGTTTCTATTTTAGAAAGAGAGCATAATATCCACGATGTAGCCTATAACAATTTGGCCCTGGGATTTAGTAACGTTGGCCAACTAGATTCCGCTATCGTCTACTATAAAAAAGCGATCGAATTGAACAAGATAAATATGCCGGAAAAGCCCAGGTATATTCTTTACAAGGGATTATCTGAAGCTTATTTTCAACAGGGTGACTACAGACGGGCATACGAAGCATTAGACTACGGAAACAAGTTGGAATTGAAGGCTATCAAAGAAATCGAAGCGACAAACATTGCGGAAATCGAAAATAAGTATCAGGCAGTAAAAAAAGACCGCAATATCTTCGAGTTAAAGATTAAAAACCAGCAAAATGAAGACGTCATTCGCCAGCAGAAATGGGTGCTCTTTACGGGCTTGGCACTGGCTATCGGGGTACTGGCGCTCTTATACAACCTCTACCAGCAAAATAGTCTAAAGCAAAAAAACAAATTGTTGCACAGTGATGTCAACCGATTAAAGCTAGAACATAAACTTTTGCAAACACAGCTAAACCCACATTTTGTTTTTAACGCTATCGCCAATCTTCAGAGCCTTATTGCAACCGGAGATACCACACAATCGGTACTTTACCTTTCCTCGTTTTCACAGTTATTGAGAAGCATATTGGAGCAAAGCCGCAGAGACTTTATCGGTCTGGATGAAGAAATTATCTCGTTGGAGAATTATCTCCATTTGCAGCAAATGCGCTATCCGGATCTCTTCGATTACCATATTACGACAGATAAGGAAATTGCTATCGAAGAGGTGGTTATACCACCAATGCTATTACAGCCTTTTGTAGAAAATGCCATTGAGCATGGGTTTAGAAATCTGCGCTACAAGGGGGAATTACATATTGTGTTTAAATTGGGTGAGGACAGTCTTTCCATAACAATAGATGATAATGGGAATGGTATTATCGGTCAGAAACCGAGTAATCAGAAGAAGAATTCTCTGGCGAACGATATCGTGAAAGAACGGTTGGAGTTACTTTATAAGCTAAGCAATCAATACGCAAATTTTAAGGTTACCGAGAAGAAGACTTTTGGAGAAAAGGGCGTCAAAGTAGAAATAACTATACCCATAATTTAA
- a CDS encoding LytR/AlgR family response regulator transcription factor, which translates to MEMIKVYVLEDETNIMRHLLHMLDEIPYTQVVGHAEGIIKAAAEIPFIKPDVVLADIRLKDGNSFQLFEEIGTENFQIIFLTAYDEYAVDALNMGALGYLLKPVNEQSLRHVLEKPDHHRPQKLPYSKLVSLANDYYVSQGNPSNHRIALKGLEYIEIVSLDEILYCKSDKSYTTFFLKDKREVLVSKGLKQYETMLAQFGFIRCHQSYLVNFLYVKKYYREGFLEMCSKEMIPVSVRKKEEVLAYLENMA; encoded by the coding sequence ATGGAAATGATAAAGGTCTATGTTTTAGAGGATGAAACAAATATAATGCGGCATCTGCTCCATATGCTAGATGAAATTCCGTACACCCAGGTGGTCGGTCATGCCGAAGGCATCATTAAGGCGGCGGCCGAAATACCTTTTATAAAGCCCGATGTGGTGCTGGCTGACATCAGACTGAAGGATGGAAATAGCTTTCAGCTTTTCGAGGAAATAGGAACCGAAAACTTCCAAATTATTTTTTTAACGGCCTATGATGAGTATGCCGTTGATGCGCTTAATATGGGGGCATTAGGCTATCTCTTAAAGCCGGTAAATGAACAGTCGCTGCGTCATGTGTTGGAAAAACCTGATCACCACCGACCCCAAAAGTTACCTTATTCGAAGCTCGTTTCTTTAGCAAATGATTACTACGTCTCCCAAGGAAATCCATCAAACCATAGGATCGCTCTTAAAGGCCTGGAATATATCGAAATCGTATCGCTCGATGAAATCTTATATTGTAAAAGCGACAAAAGCTACACCACGTTCTTTCTCAAAGACAAGCGAGAGGTACTGGTATCAAAAGGGCTCAAGCAATACGAGACAATGTTGGCGCAGTTTGGTTTCATCCGTTGCCACCAATCCTACCTGGTGAACTTTCTGTATGTCAAAAAATACTATCGGGAAGGTTTTCTCGAAATGTGCAGCAAAGAAATGATTCCGGTGTCGGTTAGAAAAAAAGAAGAAGTACTAGCTTATTTGGAAAATATGGCCTAA
- a CDS encoding alpha/beta hydrolase-fold protein: MKYILLVGVFSVVCLNILFAQHSNYSSFKDKLSLQIEDSASKKTYSMQVFLPINYSTNQKYPVIYFFDADNAILTNAYLSTIDALSYYKNIPEVIVVGVCQNDRSDELGIFKNLDSNGFIHFVRTDLKSEIDRNYSTIGYNSYIGHSLGGQLLTYAFIKYPADFYSIITFSPALYYPDNKDRLAILEDKIIDSLSRRLGQHQHINAYYYCSVGDSGFQDSQFLKGVNKVEKVFREGSSESFNYKFDYLNGYTHAISPNGGLTNGLLFLFNDWIFSEDLAMKILLEHKIDGLESLNNQLEKIRMNYMGKQIALPKMVFNNLYNYYFQKQEYDKAVKVRELQIESVSDPLIYSEIAECYKRLGDVAKYELYLEKSRKE; encoded by the coding sequence ATGAAGTACATCTTGCTGGTTGGCGTTTTTTCCGTTGTATGCCTTAATATTTTGTTCGCGCAGCATTCGAATTACTCATCGTTTAAAGACAAATTAAGTTTGCAAATCGAGGATTCTGCCAGCAAAAAGACGTATTCTATGCAGGTTTTTCTTCCGATAAACTATTCTACAAATCAAAAATATCCGGTGATATATTTTTTTGATGCTGATAATGCGATATTAACTAACGCTTATCTATCCACTATAGATGCTCTATCTTATTACAAAAATATTCCAGAAGTAATAGTCGTGGGTGTCTGTCAGAATGATCGAAGTGATGAGCTAGGAATATTTAAAAACTTGGATTCAAATGGGTTTATACATTTCGTTAGGACAGATTTAAAAAGCGAGATTGATCGAAATTACTCAACAATCGGATATAATTCTTATATAGGACATTCGTTAGGGGGGCAATTACTAACGTATGCTTTTATAAAATATCCAGCAGATTTTTATTCTATTATAACATTTAGTCCCGCTTTATATTACCCAGACAATAAAGATAGGCTAGCGATTCTCGAAGATAAAATCATTGATTCACTTAGCAGGAGGCTTGGTCAGCATCAGCATATTAATGCATACTATTACTGTTCGGTAGGAGATTCAGGATTTCAGGATAGCCAATTTCTAAAAGGAGTGAATAAAGTTGAGAAGGTATTTCGAGAGGGGAGTTCGGAGTCGTTCAACTATAAATTTGATTATTTAAACGGCTACACACATGCAATATCGCCAAATGGAGGTTTGACAAATGGTCTACTTTTTTTATTCAATGATTGGATCTTTTCAGAAGACTTAGCGATGAAAATATTGCTGGAGCATAAAATTGATGGATTGGAATCGCTAAATAATCAGCTAGAAAAAATCAGAATGAATTATATGGGTAAACAAATTGCTTTGCCAAAAATGGTTTTCAACAATTTATACAATTATTACTTCCAAAAGCAGGAATATGACAAGGCTGTAAAAGTCCGTGAGTTACAGATTGAGTCCGTTTCTGATCCGTTAATTTATTCAGAAATAGCAGAGTGTTACAAGCGATTGGGTGATGTAGCTAAATATGAATTGTACTTAGAAAAGAGTAGGAAAGAATAA
- a CDS encoding TonB-dependent receptor plug domain-containing protein encodes MKNIGLSKYGILCIFSAFMLWSPAVSGQVETQPIINATLQGVVLDDQTGESMEGVTIKLEAVTHSVKTDQKGRFQFVTGQKLPFTLLVSYVGYQEQRIVVQTSPTVIRLKRSSEDLDEVVVVGYTSVEKKNLIGSIEKVGLKEVSSIPTGSFDAQLQGKVAGMQVASNTGVPGEALNIRLRGATSINANNNPLYVIDGVFVNSESLQTINTGGKATSPIADLNPSDIEFVEVLKDAEATALYGSRGANGVILITTKRGKNGQATKIDVNLYSGRGQGSQAVGSYDGRRACFAR; translated from the coding sequence ATGAAAAATATAGGACTATCAAAGTATGGTATACTTTGTATATTCTCCGCCTTTATGCTATGGTCTCCGGCAGTCTCGGGACAGGTAGAAACACAACCTATTATTAACGCAACCCTGCAAGGTGTCGTATTAGATGATCAGACAGGGGAGAGTATGGAAGGTGTAACCATTAAATTAGAGGCGGTCACCCACAGTGTAAAAACAGACCAAAAAGGGCGTTTTCAATTTGTAACCGGACAAAAATTGCCTTTTACACTACTGGTGTCTTATGTGGGCTATCAAGAACAACGTATCGTCGTGCAGACATCACCAACGGTGATCCGACTGAAACGTTCTTCCGAAGATCTGGACGAGGTGGTAGTCGTAGGATATACCAGCGTCGAAAAAAAGAACCTCATTGGTTCTATCGAAAAGGTTGGATTAAAGGAAGTCAGTAGTATACCTACTGGAAGTTTTGACGCCCAGCTACAAGGCAAGGTAGCCGGCATGCAGGTAGCCAGCAATACGGGCGTTCCGGGAGAGGCACTGAATATCCGACTTCGGGGGGCAACTTCCATCAACGCTAATAATAATCCATTGTATGTTATTGATGGTGTTTTCGTCAATTCCGAAAGCCTCCAGACCATCAACACCGGCGGTAAGGCAACCTCGCCGATCGCTGATCTCAACCCTTCTGATATCGAGTTTGTAGAAGTGCTAAAAGATGCCGAAGCGACGGCCTTGTACGGTTCCAGAGGAGCCAATGGCGTTATTTTAATAACCACCAAAAGAGGCAAGAATGGGCAGGCGACAAAAATAGATGTAAACCTCTACAGCGGCCGGGGCCAAGGCAGCCAAGCTGTGGGATCTTACGACGGGAGAAGAGCATGCTTTGCTCGTTAA